The proteins below are encoded in one region of Hordeum vulgare subsp. vulgare chromosome 3H, MorexV3_pseudomolecules_assembly, whole genome shotgun sequence:
- the LOC123439392 gene encoding F-box/FBD/LRR-repeat protein At3g14710-like: protein MGNLLNLMRGIGDDQFEPWPILGFRAISGQTRWKAIHKKLIATGRFQLLSMVVCIAIYKKGILSGRFTLFSILTCGVISDYICHRLISEKRIPSDPFDSLPEDLLCTILSKLPLDEAVRTSAVSRKWRFLWTVCPNLRFEGITMCGKEQDVQKFIDNVNAVLAQCHGSFFDELAIKFDFDTLLVDHLNNWARFAASSRIKYLTFDLAPERFGGRYDRYLFPFQLLDSGSISRLQKIHLSFGYLQPPTGFSGFPNLRKLDLNLVNVTAKDLQDMLSNCCNLKWLSIVRCHLYDELKVNGPLPHLLYLYFSFCEITKIALHAVKLTNFVYKGKPVCIDLGKSSKLESADIRFYRVTLEDATTQLANVFTHVQILTFDACYEPPQIPCLVHKPCMFSQLRHLKLMLLFESDVDTLNLVSFLMSAPFIEILEMDLIVSPFSYTGHVSLEGLVDRPYKHLKNVCMTAFRGSRGQLEFLLHIVENAPALGFLTIDHTYKQVKHAWKDAEKEVKFVDLVHGTARRYLEGKISSRCSLRLV from the exons ATGGGGAACCTTCTGAATCTCATGCGTGGAATAGGAGATGATCAGTTTGAACCGTGGCCCATTCTGGGTTTCAGGGCTATATCGGGCCAAACCAGATGGAAAGCAATCCATAAAAAATTAATAGCTACTGGCCGGTTTCAACTGTTGAGCATGGTGGTCTGCATAGCAATCTATAAGAAGGGGATACTGAGTGGTCGATTTACATTGTTCAGCATTCTGACTTGTGGTGTTATATCCGACTACATCTGTCACAGGTTAATCTCTGAAAAGCGGATACCAAGTGATCCGTTCGACAGCCTTCCAGAG GATCTGCTATGTACAATTTTATCAAAGTTGCCTCTGGATGAGGCTGTAAGGACCAGTGCCGTGTCAAGGAAATGGAGATTCTTGTGGACAGTTTGTCCAAACCTGAGATTTGAAGGAATTACAATGTGTGGGAAAGAACAAGATGTTCAGAAGTTCATCGATAATGTTAATGCAGTCTTGGCACAGTGCCACGGCAGTTTTTTTGACGAGCTTGCCATCAAATTTGATTTTGACACCTTGCTGGTTGACCATCTCAATAATTGGGCTCGCTTTGCGGCATCCTCACGGATAAAGTACCTAACTTTTGATTTGGCACCGGAACGTTTTGGAGGTCGTTATGATCGGTACTTATTCCCGTTCCAACTTTTAGATAGTGGAAGTATTTCTCGTCTACAGAAAATCCATCTTAGCTTTGGATATCTCCAGCCACCAACCGGGTTCAGTGGTTTCCCTAACCTACGGAAGCTTGATCTGAACTTAGTGAATGTCActgcaaaagatcttcaagacatGTTGTCAAATTGTTGTAACCTAAAGTGGTTAAGTATTGTTAGATGTCATCTCTATGATGAGCTAAAGGTCAATGGTCCACTGCCTCACCTGCTATACTTATATTTTTCATTCTGTGAGATAACGAAGATTGCACTGCATGCTGTGAAACTCACAAATTTTGTATACAAGGGAAAGCCGGTATGTATCGACCTCGGCAAATCTTCAAAACTGGAAAGTGCAGATATTAGGTTTTATCGAGTAACTCTTGAGGATGCTACCACCCAACTTGCTAATGTGTTTACACATGTTCAAATTCTAACTTTTGATGCTTGCTACGAACCACCACAG ATACCCTGCCTGGTGCATAAGCCATGCATGTTTTCGCAGCTGAGGCATTTGAAACTGATGCTGCTATTTGAAAGCGATGTTGATACTCTGAATTTGGTCTCCTTTCTGATGTCTGCTCCTTTCATCGAAATTTTGGAGATGGAT TTAATTGTTTCTCCTTTCTCATACACGGGGCATGTGTCGCTGGAGGGACTTGTGGACCGTCCATATAAACATCTGAAGAATGTGTGCATGACGGCATTCCGAGGATCCAGAGGCCAGCTTGAATTTCTTTTACACATAGTGGAAAATGCCCCTGCGTTGGGATTTTTAACTATAGACCATACGTATAAACAGGTGAAGCATGCGTGGAAAGATGCTGAAAAGGAAGTGAAATTTGTGGATTTAGTTCATGGAACGGCTAGAAGATATCTCGAAGGAAAAATCTCTTCCCGGTGTTCTCTGAGATTAGTTTAA